A DNA window from Primulina tabacum isolate GXHZ01 chromosome 12, ASM2559414v2, whole genome shotgun sequence contains the following coding sequences:
- the LOC142521301 gene encoding putative mitochondrial protein AtMg00310 gives MGCFRIPASVCKEIEMACANFWWGTSNGKRKMHWRPWDYLCKPKLRGGLGFRKMVEFNEALLAKQPWRIIRYPDSLTARVLKGRYFKFGNVLNDRLGSNPSFIWRSLLWSRNILEKGLLWRIGDGKSIHIFEDKWVPGMISSIGKPTGNWQINDKVSSLIREGSWNRELILITFNPYVAKEILKIRLSAQSAHDTQF, from the coding sequence ATGGGTTGTTTCAGAATACCTGCATCCGTCTGTAAGGAGATTGAAATGGCTTGTGCTAATTTTTGGTGGGGCACATCGAATGGAAAGCGAAAAATGCACTGGAGACCTTGGGATTACCTCTGTAAGCCGAAACTGAGAGGAGGGCTGGGCTTTCGGAAAATGGTCGAGTTCAATGAAGCGCTTCTAGCTAAACAGCCGTGGCGTATCATTCGCTACCCAGATTCTCTAACAGCTCGGGTCCTTAAGGGCCGTTACTTTAAATTTGGGAATGTCTTGAATGATAGGCTGGGGAGCAATCCTTCATTTATTTGGAGGTCACTTCTTTGGAGCAGAAATATACTTGAAAAAGGCTTGTTGTGGCGAATAGGTGATGGCAAATCTATACATATCTTTGAGGATAAATGGGTACCTGGAATGATATCAAGCATTGGAAAGCCTACCGGGAATTGGCAGATTAATGATAAAGTGAGCTCACTGATCAGGGAGGGGAGTTGGAACCGTGAGCTTATCTTGATCACTTTCAATCCTTATGTGGCCAAAGAAATTCTCAAGATCCGTCTATCTGCCCAATCGGCCCATGACACTCAGTTCTAG
- the LOC142521302 gene encoding uncharacterized protein LOC142521302 has protein sequence MAPFEALYGRQCRSPLCWDEFGEKQLTGPEIVQEMHDKVQGVVRFGMRGKLSPRFVGPYEIVERIGTCAYRLDLPQSLSGIHDVFHVSMLRKYEPDPSHVIQPDEVELDPSLSYTEYPVCILDHKDKVLRNKVIPLVRVQWSRHGVEEST, from the exons atggctccttttgaagctttgtacggcAGACAATGTCGATCACCTCTTTGTTGGGATGAATTTGGTGAGAAGCAGTTGACTGGACCTGAGATTGTTCAGGAAATGCATGATAAAGTCCA AGGTGTTGTTCGTTTTGGCATGAGAGGTAAGTTGTCACCTCGTTTCGTTGGCCCCTACGAGATTGTTGAGCGTATTGGGACTTGCGCTTATCGTTTGGATTTGCCTCAGTCTTTGTCTGGCATCCACGATGTTttccatgtttctatgttgcgtAAGTATGAGCCCGATCCATCTCATGtgattcagcctgatgaggttgaacttgatccgtCTTTATCGTATACTGAGTATCCTGTTTGTATCTTGGATCATAAAGATAAAGTTTTACGCAATAAAGTTATACCACTTGTACGTGTTCAGTGGTCGAGACATGGGGTAGAAGAATCAACATGA
- the LOC142520768 gene encoding uncharacterized protein LOC142520768 has product MTLDAQRIIPSWDIFKLKFKESYCPPSFYSSKASEFHNLKQGDMSVAEYADSFYAILRYAPHVAASQVAVVESFIEGLNDHLHPFVSTGKPLNYLEAVEIAKRAEASLKRSGNRAPTQHYQSRRQQFSSSGSASLRPRGKQFKKPGSSSSSSGSLGNRGGYRYSGPYCDHCGGKHSSNQCVGVQGVCNVCGRPGHFARVCPSKTGKSAR; this is encoded by the coding sequence ATGACTTTAGATGCTCAGAGGATCATTCCATCATGGGATATATTCAAGTTGAAGTTTAAGGAGAGTTATTGTCCTCCATCATTCTACAGTTCTAAGGCTTCTGAGTTTCATAACCTGAAACAAGGCGATATGTCAGTTGCGGAGTATGCAGATTCCTTTTATGCTATACTGAGAtatgctcctcatgttgctgcAAGTCAGGTTGCTGTTGTTGAgagttttattgaaggattgaaCGATCATCTGCACCCTTTTGTTTCTACCGGTAAGCCACTGAATTATCTTGAAGCAGTGGAAATAGCAAAAAGGGCTGAAGCTAGTCTTAAGAGGAGTGGCAATCGAGCTCCTACCCAACATTATCAGTCGAGGAGACAACAATTCAGTTCATCTGGTTCTGCATCTCTTCGTCCACGTGGGAAACAATTTAAGAAGCCTGGTTCTAGTTCTTCGAGTTCAGGGAGTTTAGGGAACCGTGGGGGTTATCGCTATAGTGGACCTTACTGTGATCACTGTGGAGGCAAGCATTCCAGTAATCAGTGTGTTGGAGTTCAAGGGGTTTGTAATGTTTGTGGTCGGCCTGgccattttgctagagtttgtcctagTAAGACGGGGAAATCAGCCAGGTAG